Genomic segment of Arachis hypogaea cultivar Tifrunner chromosome 11, arahy.Tifrunner.gnm2.J5K5, whole genome shotgun sequence:
aaattcaactaaTTTGTCATAATCGTTTTCCATATCCCATGCATCTTCTCTTTCgcgtccttctttcttcttccttctcattCGCATTCTTCTTCCTCCCCAAGTGAtgttgctacttcttcttctactcatcctctttcctcttttttcctTATCTTTCTCTTTTGTATCGTCGTCGTTACCACCATCAGACCACAGCCTctatctcctcctcctcttctttctttttctttccttatttAAATTTCTTcgattttctcctttttttagttggcttaaaaaaaaattaaaaaaattaataaagctCTACAACGTTATAATCGTTTTCCACATGACGCGCTTATTCTCCTTCgcgttcttcttccttctctttcgCATTCCTCTTCCTCCCCAAGTGAtgttgctacttcttcttctactcctcttcttctctcattttttttcatttgtctCTTTTATATCGTCTTTGCCACACCACACCACAGTACaacctccatctcttcttcctcctcttcttcctttttcttttcttatttaaatttctccaattttttcttcttttttctcctcctccataatgattattatcatcattgttattgttattgtcgtcttcttcttatatgtatAATAGTTCAAATCCAGAATGCATTAAAATTTCTTAACGATGACGACACACaaacaaactcaattcaaaataagttcaGACCAAAATTACAtcttatttaaatccagaatctaccaaaattaaattcagaattcaccaAATTATTTAATCAACCTACATTAAAAATTGCAATATAATACATACATGTTCAATTAAGTATAATATGAGAAGTAATACtcctaaaagaagaaataagagtaacagaaaaaaaaaaagaataaaaaaaagaattaaagaaaatatttttatattttcgtaacaaaattttggtgtcaaaacttagaaatttaattgttattattaaaaaattttggtacattttttttgacaaattctttataatttaaaattattccttttcctcttccccatcttctattattttttttcatctttttcttattatattcttttataattgtttttgttttactttcttaagaaaaataaaacaaaaaaatatttacttagtAATTGAATAATGTTTTTATTAATGATTAAATACTATGTTTTTTATAGTGTTTTTGATTGCACTCTCGCATTTTGACATCTTTCTATCAAATTCTTAGTGATTCTTgttcatgtaattttttttaatcatttgcTTCTCTTTTGATGCATGCTATTTCTCGTTTGATTGAGTTTTTTTTGTACAATTTTATTGTtacgaatttttttattatatttattattattatttttattattactattacttTATAATTCATGCATTTCTTTTCTTATAGAGTTTTTTTTAGCTTCGTACAATTTTATCCTTAtggatttttttggtgacttagcATTATGGATTGTTGtgtattatgtttattttgttattatttcataatatgaattattattttcattaagaAGACtcatttaaagataaaaattaactataaaaattatattagagtaataaataataaaaaattatagccaaaataatactaaaaaataataaaaaaagagtaatGTACTTATAAAAAGAATAGtggatatattatatattttgtctATTTTATCACGAGAGTActgaaaaaatacataaattatttatttattcatatattatttctATGAATTTAATTTACATCTACTACGAGTCACTGTGTAATtaaatcaataattatttttgctgatttctatttttgatatattatatatttagtatttttatatattatttttaatttaataattaaaaattaatttttattataaaatttatttaaatatttaaaataaataataaaataatataaaatttatttaagttcatgttttttaaataattttacatcTTCAAATAACTTTAAGTAATATAATCCAATatttattttcttgtaattgATTTTGTAACGCAACTTCCTGTAATCAATTTGTTGCATAATCTTAATTGTAAACTTCAATTTAAATACACACTTAGATAGGGTAGTGCTTTACTTTTCTACGATTTAAttgattataaaaagaaaaataactatgCTATTGTACTGATCATGATGGCAGTTGATTTTGGTGGTTTTACTAATAACCATCCCTCAACGCAAGTGGCTCCAGATAATAACGACAAGCAGTTCAGAACACTGTCAAAATAAACCGTAATTGCTTACTTCCACACTTATAAGACATACTCTCCTTCTCACTCTCACTTTCACTTTCATTTTCTAACATCATGAGGTTCCAAATAAGCAACACAGTAGTGGGCGCCCTCAACATTCTGTCCCTCTTGCTTGGTCTCTCTGCCCTTGCAACCTCCGCTTACATCCACTTCCACGGAGGCAACGGTGCCTCTGATTGCCAGAAGGTTCTCCAGTATCCACTCCTCATTGCTGGAGTATTCATTGTCATCATCTCTACGTTCGGCATAGTAGGCTCCCTATGCCGCATCAACGTCGCATTGTACGCCTACTTGCTCGTCACCTTCTTCCTCATCGTGGCTATGGTTCTCTTTACCATTTTCGCCCTCTTTGTAACCAACAAGAAGGTTGGCCAGCAAGTCTCTACCAGAGCCTACGGCGAGTACGTGGTTACTGATTTCTCTCATTGGCTTCAGCATTACGTTGTTAACAACAAAAATTGGGATGAGGTTAAGAGTTGCTTGATGGATGCTGGTGTTTGCCATGATCTTGCTATCCACGGTGGCTTCAACCATAGCAATGAAGATCTCTTTTTCAAGCACTTGTCCACCACGCAGGTAACTACTctctatcatttttttttttaataaccgtAAGTTGTACCGTTActtgaattttgaattaaaaaaatattcagttaaagCATTGCTACACTAAAGTCATAGTTATTAATTGTAAAAAGAATGTACTTATTGTTGCTGCAGGTAGGGTGCTGTAAGCCACCTGCGAACTGTGGATTCAAGATGAAGAATGCTACATACTGGGAAGCTCCAAAGACAGGAGTAAGTCTGGCTAATAATTCAGATTGCAAGACTTGGAGTAATAAAGAGGACAAACTTTGTTATGATTGCAATTCATGCAAAGGTGGAGTGTTGGCCAATATAAGGAACCAGTGGAGGCATCTCACCATATTCAACTCTGTTGTGTGTGTGCTTATAACCGCCATTTATGTTTTGGGATGCTTTGCTGCAAGGAACAACCGCATCGACATGTACAACAAGAACCACACACACCCTTGATCTCTCTTCATGCTttgttttgtttgtgtatgtTGGATTGATTttacgttttctttttcttttgaatttgaaGAAACAATTAGCATATTagctttatttcttttaatttctagAAAGATGTGTGTTATGTTTCTTGAATTTATTGGTCCAAAAACATCATATTTTGTTTGTCTtttgtttaatataataatatatttttttttggtgactttaatataataatatataattgttaacACAAGAACTAATTGatttgtgaaaatattttttattttttttataatcgatttttatttttaattttttacatttaaaaaaaCTATTGATGTATGAAAAGaggatttattttaaatattaaaaataataaaaatatatttagttagtctatttttaaaatgtattttttaatatttaaaatatcaaaacatatttttatatacgattttagttatttaatttttttaaataagttaacaatttatttttataaaatttcaaaaataaaataaattattgtcttaaaataattaattttatttctcgttaaaaaataagactaaaaaaaattaataattaatctattattcATTATAACTCTTTTAATTCAGTTAGTATGTACTCAGtactaaataaaaaaactcaACAAATACATGTTATTTTTAAGTTGAACTTAGAAGATcccattttgttatttttataccTATATTAAATatcatgttattttttattaaaattaattgataaaatttcactaaaaaatgacatgtttaaaattttatcttaaagTTGGTTAAAAAACTAATggcagaagaagaaggagaaaaaaaaaccaTCAATAAATGTTAAGTGAAAATGTTTTCAAAAGTGATAACTGAAAATTTTAGAAACAAGAAAAatgcattttcaatttctttcaccTTAATTTCTCTTTGTAGTGTCGTTAACTGTAATATCTCATTATAATCTCTTgaggaaaaaaaatttagagaataataaaaaattcacgGATTAAAACGCAAGTCTTGGCTTATTCCTTTGAATGATGCAACAATAACAGCCCTTCTTTGCTGTGATATTTGTACTTGCTTATTCAATTTCGTTAGGGATTGCTCCCATCAACCATTTTCCTGACACAGCTTAGCAGCACCAATAGCAAGGAGACAAACGGAAAATTAAAATAGGATCACAGCTAAAAGAAAGCCTCTTTTAAGTCTTAACAACAAAAGTTACTTTTGGATTCATTAAACAGATTCGGATATTACTATACTCTCAAAATTAATAGAAAGAACAAAACATGATTCCAGAACATAACCAGAACTTTAAGCAAAGAATCAAGGTCTAAAAAATATCTATGCTAACAACCGCCTAGTCAAACTCTTGCTTTGATAAGCACACTCAGAAACCCAAGTTTTGATCACCTAGCAACTCATTAAAGAGTGCAAGACACTGACTGAAGCTTTGTAAGAATTATCTCCACTTCACTTGAGGAAAGTACAGGCGAGGAACAAGAACAAGTAAACGAATAACGATGTTAAGAGTTCGAGTGTCCAGGTTGGGCGCAGCAACATAGACGGAATGTTGGGTACCGCCAATGAACCAGAAATCCATCCGCCCACTAGGGCCCCAAACCTGTAATTGTGCAATGAAAAACAATGTTGTCGGTTAATAAGAAAAAAGGGGATTTAGAAAGGTTAGTTGATGCAAGTTCTGCTATGTACCCAATAATGCAGGCTCTACCCAAGCTCTTTGTCTTTTCATTGAGAAAATATATGCAAGCAGCCAAAGAGATTGCGACCTGCATCAGAAGAACGATTTCGTTAGAGGAAGCAAGAAGTTGGGGTATGGAAATGACAGACAACTGCATACATATCAGCAGTGTCCTTTGATGTCTCCATTCTAATACATGAACCACACACGTAATAAATAGTTAGATAACATAATAAACCTAGTGATGGGCAAACTAGAAAAAAGTAAGCACGTATCAATAAAAGGTAATATTGgcattttattcaaaagaaaatttgaCTTAAAAACATGTGTTGGCTGTGTGAAAACTGAAAAGACATTGAAATTGTGCTCAATTAACCTGAAAGTCTCGTAGTTACAAAGCACAATCAGTGCAATGGCTGATCTAAGATTTCTATAATGATATATTTCTTCCtttatcaaaagaaaagaaacatgtATAAGGATACTCAGACACAAGTAGTCAATCAAGGTATAACACAAATCAAGAATAAGCCTAGGAAGCAAGACTATATTCAGAAAAATAATGGTACTCTTTTAAAGGATAAGGCATAGTtatgattttcaatttttttcccctctatttcaaaaataaatacatgtttattttgaaaaataatcatCTGACTTACACCACACAGATATAAAtagcataataaaaaataaataaataaattcaaagcaAACCTGAAAAGCAGGTCCCGTTTCAGCAGAATTCATAATACTCCAAGCACCCATGAAGGCGAAGAGAAATAATCTTCTGAGGATGACTTCAGTTGGTGGAAGCTCAACAAAATTGAGCAAGTTCTTAACCCATGGTGGAGACTCCTCTACTTTCTTCTTCAACCTGCTTTTCAagttgatttttgttttcttcctCTGTTTGAAACTAGCCATCAATAGTTTTTCAAAAGCAGCCTCGATTGACTCTTCACTGGCCTCATGTCCAGAATATTGCTGCAACAGAAAATTTCTTGATCCCCAAATCTCTTCTTCAGATGCATCTCGACTAATACCAAGGCGTTTGTAAGGATCCCAAACGCTACGCCGAGGGAACTTTTGAACGTTACCTACAAAGAagatttatataaatacataaatcaAATAGTTCAATAAGGTGGAACCAAAAAGACAGAGGAACACAGGGCACAAATGCAGAATTTATAAGCTCATATTCAGCTTTCATATCAGGCAACAGACAACAATCCAATATTCACTGAAAAGCTACCAGAAAAGGAAACAGTACTAGGGAAATGGAAATCGCACAATAGATCAAATTACAATCTCTCATTTCAAAGAATATAAACTTATAAAGTAATGATGCCAATCTACTCAGGCATAGCTGCAGCAACTCTCATCCTCCTTCATAAAGCAGGCCTCCGTGCACGCACTCTCACATAAAATGAAAGTAAACCTTAACAATGCTAACATAGCCTCCCTCTTAGATGCCCCTTTCTAAATTCCCCTTGTTATTGATTTAGCTAAATCTATAGCTTGGCCTTGTTCCACTTTAAGCACCACAACACCAACACAAAACAGGACCTAAAAAGGCATACCAATCACAAGGTTCCTACGAATAGAGCAGTGAGCAGAGATCGATTTTGCCCTAGGAACATGATACATGCCCCAACCAAATGAAacccaatcaaagtttaattatcACACTATCAATTTTACTAAATATCATCCAATCCTTCACAAGAGAAACATGTAATGTATACATAGAACCATGCACAACTAATCAGCAGTTAGCGTAAACATAAGCACATATGCAAATGAATTCAAATTTGGATGTTAATTAAAGAACACGAAGAAACCTCCGTAGGGCGTATCAACCGCACATCTGGTACGAATTGGAACATAGCAAAACTTTGTCCGCTTCCCCGTATTTCCTCGCAGCAACCTGAACAAACCCAAAACGcacaaacataaattaaattagatt
This window contains:
- the LOC112722650 gene encoding protein CHAPERONE-LIKE PROTEIN OF POR1, chloroplastic, whose amino-acid sequence is MLSLTLSPPNSTSFLHNKLLLRGNTGKRTKFCYVPIRTRCAVDTPYGGNVQKFPRRSVWDPYKRLGISRDASEEEIWGSRNFLLQQYSGHEASEESIEAAFEKLLMASFKQRKKTKINLKSRLKKKVEESPPWVKNLLNFVELPPTEVILRRLFLFAFMGAWSIMNSAETGPAFQVAISLAACIYFLNEKTKSLGRACIIGFGALVGGWISGSLAVPNIPSMLLRPTWTLELLTSLFVYLFLFLACTFLK
- the LOC112724063 gene encoding tetraspanin-11-like, translated to MRFQISNTVVGALNILSLLLGLSALATSAYIHFHGGNGASDCQKVLQYPLLIAGVFIVIISTFGIVGSLCRINVALYAYLLVTFFLIVAMVLFTIFALFVTNKKVGQQVSTRAYGEYVVTDFSHWLQHYVVNNKNWDEVKSCLMDAGVCHDLAIHGGFNHSNEDLFFKHLSTTQVGCCKPPANCGFKMKNATYWEAPKTGVSLANNSDCKTWSNKEDKLCYDCNSCKGGVLANIRNQWRHLTIFNSVVCVLITAIYVLGCFAARNNRIDMYNKNHTHP